From the genome of Scytonema hofmannii PCC 7110, one region includes:
- a CDS encoding DUF1824 family protein, with protein MTNRQQNNLNIQEAKKILNKFNCVDIAPNLKSSEKAAVREALILFANLSDYQILGICADTAEEGMLAMKTYSHAFGYEAPSDLPMMEGPVYIKLNGKNGLCYLDSYSGHHRGVLVSCQSYSQGGVNEMFGHLPLDLFV; from the coding sequence ATGACCAATCGACAACAAAACAATTTGAACATTCAAGAAGCTAAAAAAATTCTTAATAAATTTAACTGCGTAGACATTGCCCCCAATCTCAAATCATCAGAAAAGGCTGCAGTCCGTGAAGCGTTAATTTTATTTGCAAATCTTTCTGACTATCAAATTTTAGGTATCTGTGCTGATACTGCTGAAGAAGGAATGTTGGCAATGAAAACTTATTCCCATGCCTTTGGTTATGAAGCACCTAGCGATCTACCTATGATGGAGGGTCCAGTCTACATCAAATTAAATGGGAAAAATGGCTTGTGCTACCTTGATTCTTACTCAGGACATCATCGTGGTGTACTTGTTAGCTGTCAATCTTATTCTCAGGGAGGAGTTAATGAAATGTTTGGGCATTTACCTCTTGATTTGTTTGTTTAG
- a CDS encoding prohibitin family protein, producing the protein MKNQQFANWQITVLGIVAAILVALSLNSFIIINPGQAGVLSILGKAKDGVLIEGIHLIPPFISVVDVYDLTVQKFEVPAESSTKDLQTLTARFAINFRIDPIQVVQIRRKQGTLENIVTKIIAPQTQESFKIAAARRTVEEAITKRSELKEDFDAALGQRLDKYGIIVLDTSVVDLTFSPEFARAVEEKQIAEQRAQRAVYVAQEAEQEAQADINRAKGKAEAQRLLAETLKAQGGQLVLQKEAIEAWKSGGAQMPKVLVMDSDSKSSAPFLFNLGNTVTSDR; encoded by the coding sequence ATACTTGTCGCTTTAAGCTTAAATTCCTTCATTATTATCAACCCCGGACAAGCAGGGGTACTGAGTATTTTGGGTAAAGCTAAAGATGGAGTTTTGATAGAAGGTATCCACCTCATACCACCTTTTATTTCAGTAGTGGATGTGTATGATTTAACAGTACAAAAGTTTGAGGTTCCTGCAGAGAGTTCGACAAAGGATTTGCAAACTTTAACAGCAAGATTTGCAATTAACTTTCGCATCGACCCCATCCAGGTTGTTCAAATTAGAAGGAAACAAGGGACACTAGAAAATATTGTTACCAAAATTATTGCCCCACAAACACAAGAATCCTTCAAAATTGCAGCTGCCAGAAGAACAGTAGAAGAAGCTATTACTAAAAGGAGTGAATTAAAAGAAGACTTTGACGCAGCCTTGGGGCAACGCTTAGATAAATATGGAATAATAGTACTGGATACTAGTGTAGTAGACTTAACGTTTTCTCCAGAGTTTGCTAGAGCAGTAGAAGAAAAACAAATTGCCGAACAAAGAGCACAAAGAGCAGTTTATGTAGCACAAGAAGCTGAACAAGAAGCACAAGCAGATATCAATCGTGCTAAGGGTAAAGCAGAAGCCCAAAGACTATTAGCCGAAACGTTGAAAGCTCAAGGGGGACAGTTAGTTTTGCAGAAAGAAGCTATTGAAGCTTGGAAAAGTGGCGGTGCTCAAATGCCAAAAGTTCTGGTTATGGATAGCGATTCTAAGAGTAGCGCGCCATTTCTTTTTAACTTAGGCAATACAGTGACTAGCGATCGGTAA